A window of Acidiferrobacter thiooxydans contains these coding sequences:
- the malQ gene encoding 4-alpha-glucanotransferase codes for MTVKRRGTPVLDRRRLGVLLHPSSLPGDGLKGTMGAHARRFVDVLVAAGVSVWQVLPLGPPGGGSPYNSPSAHAGDVGLIDLEDLAECGWIGMAEARAALADAAAREVALSAAYHGFAVHASAADQAEFQEFRVRHAAWLPDYCAYECIKAQCGGAPWWQWPAALKDRDPQALAAYPGSDSCEAVAFAQFVFFRQWHALRGYAAARGLRLFGDMPIFVAEDSADVWAHRDLFVLDADGRPEIVTGVPPDYFSAHGQRWGNPHYRWARMAADGFAWWRERVRTQRELFDWLRIDHFRGFVASWAVPASAPTAAGGEWMAVPGDALLQALQEAFGDLPLIAEDLGIITDDVHALRDRYDLPGMRVLQFGFDGDPGNPHLPHNYQANSVAYTGTHDNDTTTGWYAALTARERTLVHDYLPDANGDPAWAVMRAVIASVAGLAVVPWQDVLSLGSSARMNTPGKCGGNWGFRFHWEDVAEAIPARLARLAFLYGRTNPGR; via the coding sequence ATGACGGTTAAGCGGCGCGGCACGCCGGTCCTCGATCGTCGCCGCCTGGGCGTTTTGCTACATCCAAGCTCCCTGCCCGGGGACGGTCTCAAGGGCACCATGGGCGCGCACGCGCGACGCTTCGTGGATGTCTTGGTGGCGGCCGGGGTGAGCGTCTGGCAGGTCCTGCCGCTCGGTCCGCCCGGTGGCGGCTCACCCTACAATAGCCCCTCAGCGCATGCCGGTGATGTCGGACTTATAGACCTCGAAGATCTCGCTGAATGCGGTTGGATCGGGATGGCCGAGGCCCGCGCGGCCTTGGCCGATGCCGCCGCGCGCGAGGTGGCACTCAGCGCCGCCTATCACGGTTTTGCGGTGCATGCGTCGGCCGCCGACCAGGCCGAATTCCAGGAATTCCGTGTACGCCATGCGGCTTGGTTGCCGGATTACTGCGCCTACGAATGCATCAAGGCCCAGTGTGGCGGGGCGCCTTGGTGGCAGTGGCCGGCGGCCCTCAAGGATCGCGATCCGCAGGCACTGGCGGCCTATCCGGGGTCCGATTCCTGCGAGGCGGTGGCGTTCGCGCAGTTTGTATTTTTCCGGCAGTGGCACGCGCTGCGCGGCTATGCCGCAGCGCGCGGCCTGCGTCTTTTCGGGGACATGCCGATCTTTGTCGCCGAGGACAGCGCCGATGTCTGGGCACACCGCGATCTTTTCGTGCTGGATGCCGACGGACGCCCGGAGATCGTGACCGGCGTGCCGCCCGATTATTTCTCGGCGCACGGCCAGCGCTGGGGGAATCCGCATTACCGGTGGGCGCGCATGGCCGCCGACGGCTTTGCCTGGTGGCGCGAGCGGGTGCGCACCCAGCGGGAGCTGTTCGACTGGTTGCGGATAGACCATTTCCGCGGCTTCGTCGCGTCCTGGGCGGTCCCGGCTTCGGCACCTACCGCGGCCGGCGGGGAATGGATGGCGGTGCCCGGCGATGCCTTGCTCCAGGCCCTACAAGAGGCCTTTGGGGATCTCCCCTTGATTGCCGAGGATCTCGGTATCATCACAGACGATGTCCATGCCCTGCGCGACCGCTACGATCTGCCGGGCATGCGTGTCCTGCAATTTGGCTTCGACGGTGATCCCGGGAATCCGCATCTCCCGCACAATTACCAGGCCAACAGCGTGGCCTATACTGGCACCCACGATAATGACACCACGACCGGTTGGTATGCGGCGCTGACCGCGCGCGAACGGACCCTCGTGCATGATTATCTGCCGGATGCCAACGGCGACCCGGCGTGGGCGGTGATGCGCGCGGTCATCGCCTCGGTTGCCGGTCTCGCCGTGGTACCGTGGCAGGACGTGCTGAGTCTTGGCAGTAGCGCGCGCATGAATACCCCGGGGAAGTGCGGCGGAAATTGGGGATTCCGGTTCCATTGGGAGGATGTCGCGGAGGCCATCCCAGCGCGTCTCGCGCGTCTGGCATTTCTGTATGGGCGCACGAATCCGGGCCGCTAA
- a CDS encoding glycoside hydrolase family 57 protein, producing MSGDDRLNLVLCWHMHQPQYRRLSDGQYQQPWVYLHAIKDYVDMAAHIESVPGARAVVNFSPVLLDQIADYGQQLQAYLRERTPLRDPLLAALAGHWPPPGPERAALIAACLKANKARVIDRFPAFKRLVALAAPVVADPGLSGYLDCHYLRDLVVWYHLGWFGETVRRADARIAPLLQRGEGFDEESAITVLRVAEEILTGLVPRYRRLAESGQVELSFTPYTHPIVPLLLDFAVAREAQPDVRLPVAPHYPGGEARARWQIRAGQEAFARHFGFAAAGCWPAEGGLSAQMLALLDDAGIKWTASGERVLRHSLQAGGKDGGHGQCHRIYGEPGRTVRCVFRDDGLSDLIGFSYADWHADDAVGNLISHLETIARAAQPGHAPLVAIIMDGENAWEYYPENGYYFLRALYERLVAHPQIHLTTFSQYIDEGHAPAMLPPLIAGSWVNGTFATWIGSPDKNRAWDILVQAKADYDRVMAQGRLSPEDAERASEALAVCEGSDWCWWFGDYNPRDTVQDFERLYRRHIADLYHILGEPPSPLAGEGFTQQGADRSERGGAMRSSGAL from the coding sequence ATGTCCGGTGATGACCGCTTGAATCTGGTGTTGTGCTGGCACATGCATCAGCCGCAGTACCGGCGCCTGTCCGATGGCCAGTACCAGCAGCCATGGGTGTATCTGCATGCCATCAAGGATTACGTCGATATGGCGGCGCATATCGAGTCGGTGCCAGGGGCGCGCGCCGTCGTCAATTTCTCACCTGTTCTGCTCGATCAGATTGCGGATTATGGGCAACAGCTGCAGGCCTATCTACGCGAGCGCACGCCGCTGCGCGATCCGCTGCTCGCGGCGCTCGCCGGTCATTGGCCGCCGCCTGGGCCGGAGCGCGCGGCGCTCATCGCGGCCTGTCTCAAGGCCAACAAGGCACGCGTGATCGACCGGTTCCCGGCGTTCAAGCGCCTGGTGGCGCTGGCCGCGCCCGTGGTCGCTGACCCCGGGCTTTCCGGTTACCTCGACTGCCATTATCTGCGCGATCTCGTCGTCTGGTATCACCTGGGCTGGTTCGGTGAGACGGTACGGCGCGCGGACGCGCGCATCGCCCCACTTCTGCAAAGAGGTGAGGGCTTCGACGAGGAGTCGGCGATCACCGTGTTGAGGGTGGCGGAGGAGATCCTGACCGGCCTCGTGCCTCGCTACCGGAGGCTTGCCGAAAGCGGACAAGTGGAGCTGTCGTTTACCCCCTACACGCACCCGATCGTGCCGCTTTTGCTCGATTTTGCGGTGGCGCGCGAGGCGCAGCCGGACGTGCGCCTGCCGGTCGCCCCGCACTATCCGGGCGGCGAGGCGCGGGCGCGCTGGCAGATCCGGGCAGGTCAGGAGGCCTTCGCTCGACATTTCGGGTTCGCTGCCGCCGGCTGCTGGCCGGCCGAGGGCGGTCTTAGCGCGCAGATGCTGGCGTTGCTTGATGACGCCGGGATCAAGTGGACGGCATCGGGTGAGCGTGTCCTGCGCCATAGTCTGCAGGCGGGCGGCAAGGACGGCGGCCATGGCCAGTGTCACAGGATCTATGGGGAGCCGGGGCGGACCGTGCGCTGCGTCTTTCGCGACGACGGCCTGTCGGATCTGATCGGGTTTTCCTATGCCGATTGGCACGCCGACGATGCCGTCGGCAACTTGATCTCGCACCTGGAGACCATCGCCCGCGCCGCGCAGCCCGGTCACGCGCCGCTGGTCGCAATCATCATGGATGGGGAGAATGCCTGGGAGTATTACCCCGAGAACGGGTACTACTTCCTGCGTGCGCTCTACGAGCGATTGGTGGCCCACCCACAGATCCATCTCACGACCTTCTCGCAATATATCGATGAGGGCCATGCCCCGGCCATGCTTCCGCCGCTCATCGCCGGTAGCTGGGTGAATGGCACCTTCGCGACCTGGATCGGCAGCCCCGACAAGAACCGTGCCTGGGACATCCTCGTCCAGGCGAAGGCCGACTATGATCGCGTCATGGCCCAGGGTCGGCTGTCACCCGAGGACGCCGAGCGCGCCAGCGAGGCGCTGGCGGTATGCGAGGGCTCCGACTGGTGCTGGTGGTTCGGCGATTATAATCCGCGCGATACGGTGCAGGATTTCGAGCGTCTGTATCGCCGCCACATCGCCGACCTCTATCACATCCTCGGTGAGCCGCCATCTCCGCTTGCCGGGGAGGGGTTCACTCAGCAGGGCGCAGACCGCTCCGAGCGCGGTGGTGCCATGCGTTCGTCCGGGGCGCTATGA
- the glgC gene encoding glucose-1-phosphate adenylyltransferase — MDQAPRFVSQLTRNTLALILAGGRGSRLKHLTMWRAKPAVPFGGKFRVIDFPLSNCVNSGIRRIGVLTQYKAHSLIHHIQKGWGTLRGDFGEFVELLPAQQRIESSWYAGTADAVYQNLDIVRNHDPDYVLILAGDHVYKMDYGPMIAHHVRKGADLTVGCVHVPLDRASDFGVMATDDMGRIVRFDEKPADPIPTVAGGNTALASMGIYVFSARFLYEQLVKDADTKASRHDFGHNVIPGAIDRYRVMAYAFSGDGSGQSAYWRDVGTLDAYWEANMELVGVTPELNLYDTSWPIWTYQEQYPPAKFIFDEDDGRRGMAVDSMVSGGCVISGARIRHSLLFSAVHAHSYAEVIDSVVMGSVDIGRHSRIRRAIIDKGCRIPEGSVIGWDHDEDARRYHVTPEGVVVVTPEMLGQELHYVR; from the coding sequence CGCAACACCCTGGCGCTCATCCTTGCCGGCGGCCGCGGGTCGCGGCTGAAGCACCTGACGATGTGGCGCGCGAAACCGGCAGTGCCGTTCGGGGGCAAGTTCCGGGTCATCGATTTCCCGCTGTCGAATTGCGTGAACTCGGGCATCCGGCGCATCGGGGTCTTGACCCAATACAAGGCCCACTCCCTCATCCATCATATCCAGAAAGGCTGGGGGACCTTGCGCGGGGATTTCGGGGAGTTCGTGGAACTTTTACCGGCGCAGCAGCGTATCGAGTCCTCGTGGTACGCGGGGACCGCCGATGCGGTCTACCAGAACCTCGATATCGTGCGCAATCATGACCCGGATTACGTCCTGATCCTGGCCGGCGATCATGTCTACAAGATGGATTACGGGCCGATGATTGCCCATCATGTGCGCAAAGGCGCAGACCTCACCGTAGGCTGCGTGCATGTCCCACTCGATCGCGCGAGCGATTTTGGGGTCATGGCCACAGACGACATGGGGCGCATTGTGCGCTTCGACGAGAAGCCAGCCGATCCGATACCGACCGTCGCGGGTGGCAACACCGCACTCGCTTCCATGGGAATTTATGTGTTTAGCGCACGCTTCCTCTATGAGCAGCTTGTCAAGGATGCCGATACCAAGGCCTCGCGGCATGATTTCGGGCATAACGTGATTCCCGGGGCCATAGATCGGTACCGGGTCATGGCCTATGCCTTCTCGGGCGATGGCAGTGGACAATCGGCCTACTGGCGCGACGTCGGCACGCTGGATGCCTACTGGGAGGCCAACATGGAGTTGGTCGGCGTGACCCCGGAGCTCAACCTGTATGACACCTCCTGGCCGATCTGGACCTATCAGGAGCAGTATCCGCCGGCCAAGTTCATCTTCGATGAGGATGACGGGCGCCGCGGCATGGCCGTGGACTCCATGGTGTCGGGCGGCTGTGTGATCTCTGGGGCGCGTATCCGTCATTCGCTGTTGTTTTCGGCGGTGCATGCGCATTCCTACGCGGAGGTGATCGATTCGGTGGTCATGGGCAGTGTCGACATAGGCCGGCATAGCCGTATCCGGCGCGCGATCATCGACAAAGGGTGTCGCATACCTGAGGGCAGTGTCATAGGCTGGGATCACGACGAGGACGCACGCCGTTATCATGTGACGCCGGAAGGGGTCGTCGTGGTGACGCCCGAGATGCTGGGCCAGGAATTGCATTATGTCCGGTGA